The sequence GCCGGATCTCCGCGCCCACCGAGGCCACCGCGAAGCGCCCGTACCCGCGCCTCTGCTCGCCCGCCGCGATGTCCAGCCGGGGCCAGGCCACACCCGGAGGGTGCGCGTAGGCCTCGGCGAGGGAGCGTTCCACCGGCTCGACCGCGTGTTCCTCATCGGGCCGGACGCGAATGCCGAGCGCCGCCTCGAAATTGCGCGGCGTGATCTCTTCCGGGTGCGGTGTCATCCGCGCACCCCGGGCCGCGAATTCACCGCGCCACCACGGAAATAAAAGGGAGGCTCAGCCCAACTGCCGGTAACGGCCCCGGAAATACGTCAGCGGGCCGCCCTCCACGCTCGGCACCCGGGCCGTCAGCACCCGTCCGAGGACCAGGGTGTGATCGCCCGCCGCCACCCGCTGCTCCGTGCGGCACTCCAGCGTCGCGAGCGCGCCGCCGACCAGCGGGGCGTGCGTGACCTCGCCGCGGGTGCAGGCGATGTCCTCGAAGAGGAGCCGGTCGCTGATGCGGCCCTTCATGGCGAAGCGGCCCGCGATGTGCCGCTGGCTCTCGGCGAGCACCGACACCGCCCACAGCGGCTGCTCGGCGAGCAGGTCGTCCATGCGCGAGCCCTCCCGCAGGCTGACCAGCACCAGCGGCGGATCGAGGGAGACCGACAGGAAGGCCGTGGCCGTCATGCCGACGTCCTCCACGCCCGGGGCGTTCGGGTCGTCGGGGTCGAGCGGCGGCTCCTGCGCGGTCACCAGGACCACACCCGCGGCCAGCCGGGACATCGCGGCCCGGAACTCGTCGTTGCTCACCCCCTCAGCATGCCCGGAAGCGGCGGGGGTGGCGGGGGAAGGCGTCTTCAGCACGCCGGAAACGCTAGTGTGCGCTCTACGCCCGTCGCATCGGGCCTCGGCCCGAGCCGGGTCCTAGGACCAGCGGCGGAGCGAAACCGAAAGCGGGTATTCGGTGAACCCTTGGAAAACGCCGAAACTCCACTCAATTGTTCACGTTTTGCTGTGACTTGAGTCACAAGGGGCAGGAATTGTTGACCCTGTGTACCGGGTGAGCAGCGCGCTGTGATTCAGTGGCGGTGAAACTGCTGGAGCAACCACGAGGCGCCGAAGACGACGACCCTTGATTCGCTGCGAGGTCTCGGGGGGAGGGCGAGCATGGAGACCGAGTCGGAGCCGTATGTCCGTCTTGCGTCCCTGCGGCAGCTGCACCAGGTCATGGCGGACATGAACACGGCGCGCAGCCTCGCGGACACCTTGCAGACCGTCGCCGACGGCGTGGTCAACGCCCTCGGGTACGAGATGGCGGGCGTGAACCTCGTACGACCCGACGGCGATCTCGTCGTCGCCGCGTTCTCCGGCAACTCCGCCGCCGAGGCCCTGATCACCGGCCGGGTCGGCTCCCGCGAGGCCTGGGACCGGCGCCTGGGCATGGGCGAGCGGTGGGGCGACCTCATCTTCATACCGCACACCGAGGGCTGGGTGCTGGACGACGACGATGTGCCCCAGTGGTTCACGGACGGTCCCGCGCCCCGCTTCGAGGACGAGTGGCACCCCTCCGACCGCCTCTTCGCCCCCATGTACACACCGGGCGCCCCGGGCGGCTCCCGCGGTGAGCTGCTCGGCGTCATATCCGTCGACCGCCCGCGCAACGGCCGGCTGCCCGGCGCCTGGGGCCGCGAGGCCCTCCAGATGTACGCCTTCCAGGCCGCCATCGCGATCAGCAACGCCCGGCTGCGCTCCAACATGCAGCGCGCCCTGGTCCGCCTGGAGCGCGAGCAGCAGGCGCTGCGGGCCAGCGAGGAGAGTTTCCGGCAGG is a genomic window of Streptomyces sp. WP-1 containing:
- a CDS encoding GNAT family N-acetyltransferase — encoded protein: MTPHPEEITPRNFEAALGIRVRPDEEHAVEPVERSLAEAYAHPPGVAWPRLDIAAGEQRRGYGRFAVASVGAEIRRRGGCELYVTWHPGADGPERFHLRLGFRGNGETSGGQTVGGRGVGDA
- a CDS encoding flavin reductase family protein; protein product: MSRLAAGVVLVTAQEPPLDPDDPNAPGVEDVGMTATAFLSVSLDPPLVLVSLREGSRMDDLLAEQPLWAVSVLAESQRHIAGRFAMKGRISDRLLFEDIACTRGEVTHAPLVGGALATLECRTEQRVAAGDHTLVLGRVLTARVPSVEGGPLTYFRGRYRQLG